DNA from Bradyrhizobium japonicum USDA 6:
GACCGATGATGACGGCCATCTGCTGCTCATCGACAGCCACGACGGTCCGGTTGCAGACGCCGTGTGGAGGCTGTTCGAGATCATCGTCGCGCAGCGCGGCCCCATGCCAACACTGATCGAATGGGACAGCAAGATCCCGCAATGGCCGATCCTGCAAGCCGAGGCGGCCGCCGCGCAAGCGATCCTCGATCGCCGCCAGCCCATTGCGAAGGCGGAGAATCGTCGTGCGGCCTGAACCAGACCTTCGCTTTGCCGCAGCCTTCGCTCCGGCGCTGCTCGATCCCTCGCGCGAGGTGCCCTCGACCGTGGCAGGGCGGGACGGCAAGCCGGCAGGACGGCGCTATGACGTCTACCGCAACAACGTCACGGTCAGCCTGATCGACGCACTGGCCGCGATCTATCCGGCGGTGCAGCGCATCACCGGCACCGACTTTTTCCGCGCGATCGCACGCTTCTATATTCGCAGCGGGCCGCCGACCTCGCCGCTACTGTTCGACTACGGGCGCGGTTTCCCGGATTTCATCGCAGCCTACGAGCATGCGCGGGACATGCCGTGGCTCGCCGACGTCGCGCGCATCGAGCGCGCCTGGCTCGATGCCTATCACGCCATGGATGCATCACCGCTGTCGCCGTCACGCTTGTCCGCGATCGCGC
Protein-coding regions in this window:
- a CDS encoding HvfC/BufC N-terminal domain-containing protein — its product is MRPEPDLRFAAAFAPALLDPSREVPSTVAGRDGKPAGRRYDVYRNNVTVSLIDALAAIYPAVQRITGTDFFRAIARFYIRSGPPTSPLLFDYGRGFPDFIAAYEHARDMPWLADVARIERAWLDAYHAMDASPLSPSRLSAIAPDQLGDLVFTPHPAAQIAQSQYSAVTIFAANRDGAPASRIDASAPEDALITRPAYDVVVRHLPPGGAVFANCLLCGQPLGAAAAMAFDASAEFDIAANIAGLIEAGAFTSFASGDAS